GAAACACATTTAGGTTGACTTTTATCTGATTACtacttatgtttttatttttgaaataaactgTAATACAAAGTAcctgatataaaatgtattttcattttgtttgtaatgttatataattatgtgtatttCTAGAAAAGGACAACATGTGTTCATGTCCACCATTCGAGTGTACCTGTTCAAGATGGAATTTTCAAGGAAGTCCAAAGGTAGCAAACTCACCACCGTTTCCCGCCAAAAAGCTCAACTTCTACGGACCCGCTTTCTGCGAAATCCCTTCAGGGTCTGGCATGCAATCACTGTCGATAGAAATAgacacaaacaaacatttaagtcATACAAATAACTATGGACTATTTCCACATGACATTCAAACTAATCTTCCACCGCCATTTGTTCCTAATGTTTCCCAAATGTCAAATTTTCCAATGGTACCCAGTCAGAGCTCATGTTTTGAGGCACGACAATCAGACATTTATCCGTCTTCTGGTCCTGGATTCAGGGAAACAAACTTTAATGCTAATTTCAGCCGACGAAGCTGTGAGCGTCTTGAACATTCTGCTCAAGCTCAACTATTTTTACCTTCAAAACGTTATAGATCAGCTATGGAATCATGCAATTTATATGATAAACCTGAACATGATATGTTCAGTTCTTCCGTGAAAAGGATTAAATCAGAGAACACAGTCACATTACCTGATTGTACGCGCAATACTCTCGTTCCTAACCAGTCAGTGCACACACGAAATGAACACACAGATGGACTTTTTGACGAAAGCCTTGATTTACTTAGTAGCCCGTTTGAAACTGATATATATTCTTCATTAGTGCAGAGATTTAACGACGGAGGTTTAAATGCTACCCAGCCACAAACTGTTCCGGCAAACCCGGTTTCAACTGCACCAGTGTCTAGTAACCTTGCAGAGCTAAAGACGACTCAAACATTGGATTCAAGACCTAGAtcttgtcaagaaatattacctGGTTCATCTCCTCGAACAATGGAAAACACTTTTCGCAATTGTAACACGGAGCCGATACAATCAACCACGGAGGCA
The sequence above is a segment of the Mercenaria mercenaria strain notata chromosome 3, MADL_Memer_1, whole genome shotgun sequence genome. Coding sequences within it:
- the LOC128555717 gene encoding uncharacterized protein LOC128555717, with the protein product MFRKQREGTGLSPMRHLLTPEKDNMCSCPPFECTCSRWNFQGSPKVANSPPFPAKKLNFYGPAFCEIPSGSGMQSLSIEIDTNKHLSHTNNYGLFPHDIQTNLPPPFVPNVSQMSNFPMVPSQSSCFEARQSDIYPSSGPGFRETNFNANFSRRSCERLEHSAQAQLFLPSKRYRSAMESCNLYDKPEHDMFSSSVKRIKSENTVTLPDCTRNTLVPNQSVHTRNEHTDGLFDESLDLLSSPFETDIYSSLVQRFNDGGLNATQPQTVPANPVSTAPVSSNLAELKTTQTLDSRPRSCQEILPGSSPRTMENTFRNCNTEPIQSTTEAFSGNSGYFPLYSQCMAPETPSQACSYDYDQRLSHQQAQSQSQYCNHSINITLRYK